GCTTGAGCTTTCCGACCAGGCGCGAGGTCACGTCGAACCGGTTCATCACCTTGGTATTGCCAATGTTCATGGCGAGGCTCACTTGTCGAATACCTTGCCGCCCGTGAGCAGCGGGTTGAGGATCAGCGCCACGGGCGCCTGCGTGGTGACGGCCTGCTTGATCGAGCGGTCGACGATGAACTCGAGCTCGTCGAGCCGGGTGATGGTGTGGTGCTCCAGCGCCAGCGAATCCAGCACCGGCCGCATGGTGCGGCAGACCAGCGACTGGCCGTAGTTGAATTCGCCGAGCGTGCCGCGCTCGGACACGAACATGATCAGCGGGATCTGGTAGGGCACCGCGAGCGAGGCGAGCACGTTGGCGAGCGTGGCAAAGCCGGAGGTTTGCATCAACACCGCGCCGCGCCGCCCACCCATCCAGGCGCCTGACACGATGCCGACCGCTTCCTCCTCTCGGGCAGTGGCGAAGGTGGTGAAGAAGGGATCGGCGTGCAGGTTCTTGATCAAGGGTGTCAGCACCCGGTCGGGCACGTAGGGGACGAGGCTGATCTCGTTCCGCTTCAGGGTTTGCAGGACGATGCCATGCCAGCTGTTGTCGCCCGCCGCCGGCGTCGTCTGCTGTTCCGCAATCGCCATCGCGTCCTCCCTTCAGCCGCGCATGCTTCTTGGTTCTGGCCGTCGCGCGGCCGGCAGAACTTGACGGAGCGGGCGGGATTGTCAACATGTCCGGGCCGCACCGTGATCTGCGCGGAACGGCCTGTCGTGGCCGGCGCCGCCATGTCATAAGCGGCGACAACGAGAAACGGGAGGGAGGCACGGACGGGGGCGCGCAACGCGCTGACCTTGCGGAGCCCCTCGAAAGAGCGGAAGGGTCCTGATGTCCGTCAACAGCAAGCGCGTCTTCTACGTCAAATATTTGGCCAATCCGATCTATATCGACATCCTGAAAGCGCGGCCCGACGTCCGGCTCGATCGTATCGAGAACGAGAGTCCCGAAGATTTCTACGCGCCGATCCTGAGCGCGGCGCACGTCTACCAGATCGGCGCCGCCCGGGACGAACTCGCCCCGCATTTCCATGTCGATGCCGCCTTGCTGAAGCGTACGCCGAACCTGCTGCTGGTCTCCAGCAATGGCGCGGGCTTCGATCCGGTCGATGTCGAGGCCTGCACCGATGCGGGCGTGCTGGTCGTCAACCAGTCCGGCGGCAATGCCCATTCGGTCGCCGAGCACGCGCTGGCGATGATGCTGACCTTGTCCAAGCGCATCATCCAGTCCGACCGCCGCCTGCGCCGCGAACGCGACGTCAACCGTAACGACCTGGTCGGCAACGAGGTCGAGCACAAAACGGTGGGCATCATCGGCCTCGGCAATGTCGGTCGCCGCATCGCCGCGCTGTGCAAGGGCCTGCTCGGCATGAAGGTGCTGGCCTACGACCCGTATTTGTCGGCCGAAGTGATGGCCGAGCGGGGCGGCGAGAAGGTCGAGCTCGACGAGCTGTTGCGCCGTGCCGATTTCGTCTCGATCTCCTGCCCGCTCGACAAGGGCAGCCGCAACATGATCAGCACGCGCGAGTTCGCGCTGATGCAGCCGCATGCGTATTTCATCACCACGGCGCGCGGCTTCATCCACGACGAGGATGCGCTGCTCCAGGCCTTGCGCGACAAGCGTATCGCGGGTGCCGGCCTCGACGTCTGGTCCAAGGAACCGCCGCCGCCGGATCATCCGCTGCTCCAGTTCGACAACGTGCTGGCAAGCCCTCATACCGCGGGGGTGACGATCGAGGCGCGCCAGAACATGGGCCGCATCGCCGCCGAGCAGGTGCTGGACACGCTCGACGGCAAGCGCCCGCCGCGCATCATCAATCCCGAGGTTTGGCCGCGCTATGCGGAGCGCTTCAAGCAGGCGTTCGGCGTGATGCCGGGCTGAAGGCAGCAAGGTTGCCGTGAGGGGAGAGCGGGCGGGCGGCGGGAACCTTGCCGGTCCTTGATCCGCGTCAAAATCTACCTCCCCGGGCCGGCTTAAATGGGACTAGAGTGCTGTCGGGGCAGCAGGGAGGTCCCATGTCAACCTATGTCGTCAAATTCATGAAGAACGTGCTCGGCGAGTACGGTCGGCAGAGCGAGATTTGCCAGGGTACCCTGGAGATCGACGCCGCCGATGAGGACGAGGCCAGGGAGCGGGCGAAGGCCAGGTTCTGCAAGGACCAGGCCCTGCATCACTGGTCGCTGCATGCCGACCGCATTCATGTGAAACCGGCCGACTTTCCGTCCTGAAGTCTAGCGGCCCGGCGCCGCGACGGGCGGAGGCGCCGTCGATCCGGCGCCGAGCGAGCGTTGCACCATGACGGTGTCGGACCAGCGGCCATGGCGATAGGCCACGCCGCAGAGCAGTCCGGCGCGCGAAAAGCCGAACCGCTCGTGCAGCGCCAGCGAGGGCGCGTTGTCGGCATCGATATAGCCGATCATCTGACGGAAGCCGGCAGCTGCACAAGCATCGATCAATTCCTGCAGCAGCAACCGTCCGACCCCGCGGCCAAGCTGTTCGTGATGGACGTAGATCGAATGCTTGGCTGTGTAGCGATAGGCCGGACGCTTGCGGAACAGCACCGCGTAGGCATAGCCGACCACTTCGCCGCGAAAGGTCGCAACCAGATGCGGCAGGCGGGTCTGCTTGAGATTCCTGCGCCGGTCGCGCAGATCGTCCGGCTCGGGCGCGCCTGACCCCACGATGTCGCGCGGCACGCCGTTGCGGACGTGATGGCGGTAGATCGCCAGCATTGCCTCGATATCGTTCTCGCGCGAGGGACGGACCCAAACCTGTTCGTCGCTTGCGTGCGCAGCTGTCTCGGCCATCGGCACCTACTCGGCAACGACGTAAGTATAGAGCCCGATACGGCCCTGGGCATCGATCTCCTTGTAGACGCCCTGGATTTCCACATCGAAGCCTGGAAAATTGTTGAAGCAGGCTTCGAACATCTTGAGATAGTCCACCATGGGCTTCGCCCGTTCCGTCAGGCGCTCGCCGGGCACGATGGTGGCGATGCCGGGCGGATAGACCACGAAGGGCGTGGTCGCGATGCGGCCCGCGATCGCCTCGATCGGGAGGTAGTCGACATCGTTCTTGAACAGATGGCGGGCGGCGTCGCGAGGCGACATCGCGATCTCCGGCATGTGCTCCGGCATGAACTGTCGCGCCTGCAGCGCGCTGACATCGGCGGCGCGGAAGAAGCGGTGCATCTCGCCGCAGAGGTCGCGCAGCCGCAGGCCCGCATAGCGCGCCTGCCGCCGCTGGTAGAACTCCGGAATGACGTCGGCCAGCAGCGCGTTGTCGTCGTGCAGCCTCTTGAACGCGACGAGGCCCGAGATCAGCGTGCCGGCCTTGCTCGCCTCGACGCCGGGGGTGAGCAGGAAGAGCAGGGAGTTGAGGTCGTTCTTCTCGGGGACGATGCGGTTCTCGCGCAGATATTGCGCCACGACGGGGGCGGGGATGCCGTGCTCGGCATAGGCGCCGGTGGTGCGGTCGAAGCCGGGCGTCAGCAGCGTCAGCTTGTTCGGATCGGTCATGGCGAAGCCTTCCGTGAGGTCGGGAAAGCCATGCCAATTGGTATCGGGCGAGAGCTGCCACAGCGCGGCATTGGTGGCGAGCTCATCGGTGGAGAGGCTTTCCCAGGCGACGTTGTGCGCGGCGCCGGGGCGGCCGACATCGGGAATGGCGACGCGGTCGGGAACGAAGGGTTCGAAGAACCAGCGCCGGTCCGGGTTCTGCTCCTTCTCCTCGAACTCCCGGCGCATCGCGCGGATCTTCTTGCGAAGCTCGATGCCGAGGCGGATCGTGTCGTCCCACAGCACTTCGCCGGAGCGGCCCTTCATCATCTGGGCGCCGACGTCGAGCGAGGCGAACAGCGGATAGAACGGTGACGTGGAGGCGTGCTGCATGAAGCTCTCGTTGAAGCGGCGGTGCTCGACGCGCCGCTTCTGGCCGCGGATATGGCGGTCCTTGATATGAATCTGCGAGGCCTGCGAAAAGCTCGCAAGCTGCTTGTGGGTCGACTGCGTCGCGATGATGCCCGGTGCGTCCGGAGGAAGGTTCGAAAGCCCCATGGCGAAGCGGCCGGCATAAAGCGGGTGGAATTTCATGAAACCGGCCCAGGCCTCGTCGAACAGAATGTATTCGCAGAGATGGCCGATGCGCTTCAGGATCATCTCGGCGCTGTGGATCGTGCCGTCATAGGTGCACTGCTCGACCACGGCGACGCGGAATGGCCGCTCCTTGCGCCAGGCCTCCTTGTCGGTGACCAGCGGGTGGTTGCGGATCGCCTCACGCAGGGATTTCTCGTCGAGCACGTCCCAGCGCATCGGGCCGATCAGGCCCCAGGAATTGCGGATGGTCGGCACGTAGATCGGTACGCCACCGTTGATCATCAGGGCACCGTGATGGGCAGCCTTGTGATTGTTGCGGTCGAACAGCACGAGGTCGCCGTCGGTGACGAGGGCGCCGAGCGCGACCTTGTTCGAGGTCGAGGTACCATTGAGCACGAAATAGGTCTTCTCCGCGCCGAAAATCTGCGCGGCTTCCTTCTGTGCCTTAAGGGCAGGGCCCTCATGGGTGAGGAGGTCACCGAGATCGAGCACGGAATTGTCGAGATCGTCGCGGAACACGGATTCGCCGAGATGCTCGACGAAGACCCGGCCGATCGGGCTGCGATTGTAGAACACGCCGCCGTTGTGGCCCGGGCAGGTCCAGAGCTGGTTGCCCTCCTCGGCATAATCGACCAGCGCGCCGAAGAACGGCGTCTTCAGCGTTTCGGCATATTGCTTGAGCCGGCTGATCAGATTCTTGGCGATGAAGGGCGGGGTTTCCTCGGAGAGGAAGACATAGCCGTCGATGAAGTCGAGCACCTCGACGGGCAGGTCCTCGAAGCGCTTGCGCCGGATCAGGAGGATGATCGGGAAGTCGAGGCCGCGGCGCCGCATCAGGTTGATCAGGGCCGACGTCTTGCCCTCCAGCCCCTTCTTGCCCCAGTCCACCACCATGCAGCCGATCGCGGCATCGGTCTGCACCGCCATCTCGGCGTCCTCCAGCTTGCGGGCCCGGACCACCTCGAAACCGGAGCGCTGGATCTCCTCGATGATCTGGTTGAAGCGCATGCCCTCGAGGTCATCGGTATCGAACGCGGGTGCGGCGAACAGGAAGTTGAAGCGCTTGAAATAGTCCATGGTCTGTCCCGAATGTGCAGAAGATAAAGCTCTGTGCACATTCGATGACACCTGGATGACAGGCCCCGAGTGCCGCGGCGAGATTGGCCTGCCTCTTCACTCCAGCAGCTTGTCCAGCGTAATCGGGAAGCGCCGGATGCGCTTTCCGGTCGCATGATAGACCGCATTCGCGATCGCTGCAGGCACGCCGACGATGCCTATCTCTCCGATACCTTTGATGCCCAGCCTATTGATGCGTTCGTCTGGTTCGTCGACGAAAATGACGTCAATGTCGTGAATGTCGGCATTCACTGGAATGTGGTACTCGGCGATGTTCGCATTCATGATGCGGCCGAAACGGTGATCCATCACCGTCTCCTCGTGCAGCGCCATCCCGATTCCCCAGACCACGCCGCCCATGATCTGGCTGCGGCCCGTCTTGGTGTTCAGGATGCGCCCGGCCGCGATGGCGCTCACGATTCGGGTGACGCGGATCACGCCGAGCTCCTCATCGACCTTCACTTCGGCGAAGACCGCAGAATGGGTGTTGCGGGCGTGTGATTTATCGTCCGCGAACTCGTTGAGCTTCTCCTTCTCGATCCGTTCGATCTTGCTGTGGCGCATGACATCCGCAATCGAGACCGCGGCGCCCTTCTCGGCGCGGCTGGCGACCATGCCGTCAGCCAGCGCAACATCGGCGGCGTCGAGCCCGGCGAGCGGCGAGCCCGGCATCGCCTTGGCGAGACGTGCCAGCTCCCCGCGAATGTCTTCGGCGGCTCCCAACACCGCATGCGCGCTGGATGCGGCCATCCAGGAACCGCCCTCGACGGGGGCTTGGGGCAAGGTCGAATCGGCAAGCCGCACGCTGATGTTCTCGATCGGCAACCCGAGCGCATCGGCCGCCACCTGCGCCACGATGGTGTATGTGCCGGTCCCGATGTCGGACGCGGCGCAGGAGACTTCGGCATGGCCGTTTGCCGTCAGTACGATACGGGCGGCAACAGGCATCTGCAGCGCTTCCCAAACCCCCGTCGCCATGCCCCAGCCTATCAGATCCTTGCCATCGCGCATCGAGCGGGGTGTGGGATCGCGGCGAGTCCAGCCGAAAGCTTCCGCGCCGCGGGCGTAGCATTCGCGCAGCTGCTTGCTGGTGTAGGGCAGGTCTTCGCTCTGGTCGCGGTCCGAATAGCACTTCAGCCGCAGCCCGACCGGATCGAGCTCGAGCGCGACCGCCAATTCGTCCATGGCGCATTCGAGCGCACAGACGCCCGTTGCTGCGCCCGGTGCCCGCATGTCGCAGGGCGTCGAAACGTCGAGGTGCACGAGCTTGTGGGAGGAACGGCTGTTGGGGCTGCTGTAGAGCTGCTCCGCCCAGCCCGTATCGTTGCGCGAGAAATCCTCATAGCGCGAGGTCACTGCAATCGCTTCGTGCGTGACCACATCAAGCGTGCCGTCCGGCCTTGCCCCGAGCGCAACGCGCTCGATGGTCATGGGACGATAGCCCAGGCCGTACATCTGCTGCCGCGTCAGCACGACGCGGACGGATCGCTTCAATGCGAGCGCGGCTAGCGTCGCTAGCACGACCTGATACTGCGGCCGCAAGCCTGAGCCGAACGCCCCGCCGACATAGGGCGAGATCACGCGGATCTCGTCCGGCTTCTTTCCGAAGACGCTGCAGAGGAATTTCTGGACGTTCTGGACGCCTTGCGTCTTGTCATGGACCGCGAGCCTGCCGCTGTCGTCCCAGACGACGGTTGTTGCGAAGAGCTCCATCGGATTGTGATGCTCGCTCGGAAGCACGTAGTCAGCTTCATGCCGGACGGCCGCACGCGTCATTGCTGCTGCGGCATCGCCACGCGGCTTATGCGGCGGTTCCACTTCGGTAGCATTATCCCGTTCGGATTCGAGGTCAGTCGCAAAAGCCTCCTCCTCATATTCTACGGAGACGCGGGTTGCTGCGAATCTGGCGGTCTCCCAGTCCTCGGCCACGACCAGCGCGATCGGCTGACCGTTGAACTTGATCCTGTCGTCATAGAGCGGGCGGAAGGTCGAGCCCTTCTCCGGCGCCACCTCGTCCTTCCAGGCGTCGTCCTTGTCCGCGAGGGGAGGACGGTTGGCGTGCGTGAGCACGTCGAGAACTCCGGCGACTTTCAGCGCCTCGTGAGTGTCGATCCGCACGATGCGACCGCGCGGTATGGTGGCCTCGACCACGAAGCCATGGACCAGGCCGTTGGCGCCGAATTCGCCGGCGTACTTTGCTGCTCCGGTGACCTTGGCCCGGCCGTCGACGCGCGACGTTGGTGTTCCGACATAGGCGTTCATCCGGCCCTCATGCGATCTTCTTGTGAGCTTGTGATTGCGGCGTGGCGCTCGCGGCCTGCATCAGCGTTCGCACGATGGCGCGACGGGCCAGCTCGATCTTGAATCCATTGTGGGATTGGGCAGTCGCGCCCTGCAGCAGCAGATCGGCGGCGTGTCCGAAATGGTCCGGTGTCGCCGCCTTGCCCTGCAATGCTGCTTCGGCTTCGAGGCTTCGCCAGGGCTTGTGAGCCACACCGCCGAGTGCCAGGCGCGCTGCGCTGATCGCGTTGCCCTCCAGCTCGAGCGCGGCTGCAACCGAGACCAGGGCAAAGGCGTAGGACAACCGGTCGCGGATTTTGAGATAGCTGAAGTTCCGGGCAAAGCCCTGCGGCGGCAGCTCAATAGCTGTAATGATCTCGCCGCTGCCGAGATTCGTATCGAGATGAGGCTTATCGTCCGGAAGCCGGTGGAAATCCGCCAACGCGATGGTGCGTTGGCCCGAGGGGCCAGCGATGAGTACCAGCGCGCCGAGCGCGGCCAGCGCCACGCTCATGTCGGATGGATTCGTCGCGATGCAGGATTTGCTGGTGCCGAGGATTGCGTGGTTGCGATTGAGGCCATCGATTGCCGAGCAGCCCGTGCCAGGGCTTCGCTTGTTGCAAGGGGTCGTGGTGTCATAGAAGTAGGAGCAGCGCGTTCGTTGCATCAGATTGCCGCCGACCGAGGCCATGTTGCGCAGTTGCGCGGAGGCGCCGGCCAGGATGGCGCTGGCGAGGAGGGGATAGCGCTGCTCGATCAAGGGGTGGTAAGCGAGGTCCGAATTCGGCACCAGGGCTCCGATGCGCAGACCGCCGCCGGTGGTCTCATCGATGTCGCGGAGCGGCAGGTGGGAGATGTCGATGAGCCTTGAGGGCCGTTCGACATTCTCCTTCATCAGATCGATCAGGTTGGTGCCGCCGGCAATCAACTTCGCGCCGGGATCGGCGGTGAGCAGGCGAATGGCGTCGGCAAGGTCGCTTGCGCGCGAATAATCGAAATTGTTCATGGCCGGCTCATTGCCTGCTCGATCGCAGCCACGATGTTGGGATAGGCGCCACAGCGGCAGAGGTTTCCGCTCATGAGCTCCCGGATCTCGTCGGCATCTCGCGCACGGCCTTCGGCTAACAGGCCGGCGGCCGAGCAAATCTGTCCCGGCGTGCAATAGCCGCACTGAAAGGCATCGTGGTCGATGAAGGCCTGCTGCAGCGGATGCAACGTGCCATCCTTGGCCAAGCCTTCGATCGTCGTGATCTCGGCGCCATCCTTCATGACCGCGAGGGTCAGGCAGGAATTGACCCGTCTTCCGTCGACCAGCACGGTGCAGGCGCCGCATTGGCCGTGATCGCAGCCCTTCTTGGTGCCGGTCAGCTCCAGGCGGTCACGCAGCATATCGAGGAGCGTGGTCCACGGCACGACCTCGAGCGCGCGCCTTTCGCCGTTGACGACGAGGTTGATCGGAATGCGTTCGGGGATCGTCGTGTCGGCCATATTCTATTTCCTTGCGGAAGGGCCGGGCTGGGCGAATTTGTGGGAGTGACGCAAGAATGCGCTGCCGCCGCTGGCCGATAGCGCCCAACGGATGACGCGGTGCTTGGTTCCAGATCGATTTTTCGTCCAGATGGCGAGGTCAGAGCTTGGCTTGGCCGAACACCACCGTCGGCACCGCGCGGTTGACGATTTCGCGCAGGGCGAAGCTCGATTGCACGCGCGCGACACGCGGCAGGCGGGACAGCTCGGTGCGGTGGATGCGCTCGAAATCCTGGATGTCGCGGGCCAGCACGATCAGGATGTAGTCATCGGTGCCCGACATCAGGAAGCAACGCACGACGGAAGGGCATTTCACCACCTCCGCCTCGAACGCCTTCAATGCGTCGTCGCTCTGGCTCTCCAGCGCGATGCGAACCAGCACGGTGGTGGTGAGGCCGAACTGCGAGAGATCGAGTGCGGCCTGGTAGGCCTGGATGTAGCCGTCGTCCTCCAGTGCCTTCTGCCGCCGCGCCAGCGCCGTGCTTGATAACCCGACCTTGGTGGCGAGCTCGGTGTGGCTGGCGCGCGCATTGGTCGTGAGTTCCGCGAGGATCGCGAGGTCTTTCCGGTCGAGGGCCAAGGTTTCGTTTCCAGCGTGAAAGGGCGGCTTGGCGCCGGAAACCGGCGCGGGCTTGCCGAAACTAGCGGATATTTGCACGAAACCAAACCGGCCTCGTCGCTACGATGAGAAACAGAATCAAGGCGTTGGCAAAGGAGCCTGGGAGATGCGCGTCGGTGTGCCCAAGGAGATCAAGGTGCAGGAATATCGCGTCGGGCTCACCCCGGGCGCGGTCCGTGAATATGTCGCGGCCGGGCACGACGTCACGGTCGAGACCGGCGCCGGCGGTGGCATCGGCGCCTCCGACGAGGTGTACGAGCGGGCAGGGGCTACGATTGCCGGAAGTGCCCGCGACATCTTTGCCAGGTCCGACATGATCGTGAAGGTGAAGGAGCCGCAGAAGAGCGAATGGGCCCAGCTCCGGGAAGGCCAGATCCTGTTTACTTACCTTCATCTTGCGCCGGATCCGGAGCAGGCCAGGGGCCTGCTTGCCTCCGGTTGCACCGCGATCGCCTATGAAACCGTCACGGACGCGAGCGGTCAGCTCCCGCTGCTTGCGCCGATGAGCGAAGTCGCCGGCCGCCTCGCCATCGAGGCCGCCGGCGCCGCGCTCAGGCGGTCGGCCGGCGGCCGCGGGCTGCTGCTCGGCGGAGTGCCCGGCGTGCAGCCGGCGCGCGTCGTCGTGCTTGGCGGCGGCGTGGTGGGGACGCAAGCGGCGCGCATGGCCGCAGGTCTCGGTGCCGAAATCAGCGTGATCGACCGTTCCATCCCGCGCTTGCGCGAGCTGGACGATCTTTTTGCCGGACGAGTGCGCACCCGCTTCTCGACCATCGAATCTGTTGAGGACGAAGTGTTTGCCGCCGACGTCGTGATCGGTGCGGTGCTGGTGCCGGGCGCCAGCGCGCCGAAGCTGGTGACTCGCGCGATGCTGAAGTCAATGCGGCCGGGCGCTGTGCTCGTCGACGTCGCGATCGACCAGGGCGGCTGCTTCGAGACTTCGCACGCGACCACGCATACCGAGCCGACATACGAGGTCGATGGCGTCGTCCATTATTGCGTCGCCAATATGCCAGGCGCGGTGCCGGTGACGTCGAGCCAGGCGCTGAACAATGCGACGCTGCCGTTCGGCCTGATGCTCGCCAGCAAGGGCTTTGCCGCGGTGCTGGAAAACCCGCATTTGCGCAACGGGCTGAACGTGCATCGTGGGCGCATCACCAACAAGGCGGTGGCGGAGAGTCTCGGGCTGGAGTTTGCGCCGGTAGGGAATGGGCTGGCGGCGTAGAATGCCGCTTTGCCGTCATGACTTCGCTGCGCTCGCAATGACGTCGTGGTGAGGACCTACGCCTTCGTCAGCCTGTACTGCCCCAGATCCGGATCGTGGGTCATGCGCCAGTAATCCACGAACCGCCATGGCATGGCCGAAAACACCCGGCCGCTGGAGTTGCGATAATACGTGCTCATGCCTGGATGGGTCCAGATCATGGTCTCGTGCTCGGCATCCACCTTCTGGACATAGTCATCGAGCACGTCGGGGCGGACGTCGATCGCTGCGACATCTTGCGCGATCATCTCGGCGAGACACGCCGAGATGTAACGGCTCTGGCATTCCGACTGGAAGATAACGCTGCCGCCATGGGC
The sequence above is drawn from the Bradyrhizobium amphicarpaeae genome and encodes:
- a CDS encoding thiamine pyrophosphate-binding protein produces the protein MAIAEQQTTPAAGDNSWHGIVLQTLKRNEISLVPYVPDRVLTPLIKNLHADPFFTTFATAREEEAVGIVSGAWMGGRRGAVLMQTSGFATLANVLASLAVPYQIPLIMFVSERGTLGEFNYGQSLVCRTMRPVLDSLALEHHTITRLDELEFIVDRSIKQAVTTQAPVALILNPLLTGGKVFDK
- a CDS encoding hydroxyacid dehydrogenase, with the translated sequence MSVNSKRVFYVKYLANPIYIDILKARPDVRLDRIENESPEDFYAPILSAAHVYQIGAARDELAPHFHVDAALLKRTPNLLLVSSNGAGFDPVDVEACTDAGVLVVNQSGGNAHSVAEHALAMMLTLSKRIIQSDRRLRRERDVNRNDLVGNEVEHKTVGIIGLGNVGRRIAALCKGLLGMKVLAYDPYLSAEVMAERGGEKVELDELLRRADFVSISCPLDKGSRNMISTREFALMQPHAYFITTARGFIHDEDALLQALRDKRIAGAGLDVWSKEPPPPDHPLLQFDNVLASPHTAGVTIEARQNMGRIAAEQVLDTLDGKRPPRIINPEVWPRYAERFKQAFGVMPG
- a CDS encoding GNAT family N-acetyltransferase; this translates as MAETAAHASDEQVWVRPSRENDIEAMLAIYRHHVRNGVPRDIVGSGAPEPDDLRDRRRNLKQTRLPHLVATFRGEVVGYAYAVLFRKRPAYRYTAKHSIYVHHEQLGRGVGRLLLQELIDACAAAGFRQMIGYIDADNAPSLALHERFGFSRAGLLCGVAYRHGRWSDTVMVQRSLGAGSTAPPPVAAPGR
- a CDS encoding Orn/Lys/Arg decarboxylase N-terminal domain-containing protein; protein product: MDYFKRFNFLFAAPAFDTDDLEGMRFNQIIEEIQRSGFEVVRARKLEDAEMAVQTDAAIGCMVVDWGKKGLEGKTSALINLMRRRGLDFPIILLIRRKRFEDLPVEVLDFIDGYVFLSEETPPFIAKNLISRLKQYAETLKTPFFGALVDYAEEGNQLWTCPGHNGGVFYNRSPIGRVFVEHLGESVFRDDLDNSVLDLGDLLTHEGPALKAQKEAAQIFGAEKTYFVLNGTSTSNKVALGALVTDGDLVLFDRNNHKAAHHGALMINGGVPIYVPTIRNSWGLIGPMRWDVLDEKSLREAIRNHPLVTDKEAWRKERPFRVAVVEQCTYDGTIHSAEMILKRIGHLCEYILFDEAWAGFMKFHPLYAGRFAMGLSNLPPDAPGIIATQSTHKQLASFSQASQIHIKDRHIRGQKRRVEHRRFNESFMQHASTSPFYPLFASLDVGAQMMKGRSGEVLWDDTIRLGIELRKKIRAMRREFEEKEQNPDRRWFFEPFVPDRVAIPDVGRPGAAHNVAWESLSTDELATNAALWQLSPDTNWHGFPDLTEGFAMTDPNKLTLLTPGFDRTTGAYAEHGIPAPVVAQYLRENRIVPEKNDLNSLLFLLTPGVEASKAGTLISGLVAFKRLHDDNALLADVIPEFYQRRQARYAGLRLRDLCGEMHRFFRAADVSALQARQFMPEHMPEIAMSPRDAARHLFKNDVDYLPIEAIAGRIATTPFVVYPPGIATIVPGERLTERAKPMVDYLKMFEACFNNFPGFDVEIQGVYKEIDAQGRIGLYTYVVAE
- a CDS encoding xanthine dehydrogenase family protein molybdopterin-binding subunit; protein product: MNAYVGTPTSRVDGRAKVTGAAKYAGEFGANGLVHGFVVEATIPRGRIVRIDTHEALKVAGVLDVLTHANRPPLADKDDAWKDEVAPEKGSTFRPLYDDRIKFNGQPIALVVAEDWETARFAATRVSVEYEEEAFATDLESERDNATEVEPPHKPRGDAAAAMTRAAVRHEADYVLPSEHHNPMELFATTVVWDDSGRLAVHDKTQGVQNVQKFLCSVFGKKPDEIRVISPYVGGAFGSGLRPQYQVVLATLAALALKRSVRVVLTRQQMYGLGYRPMTIERVALGARPDGTLDVVTHEAIAVTSRYEDFSRNDTGWAEQLYSSPNSRSSHKLVHLDVSTPCDMRAPGAATGVCALECAMDELAVALELDPVGLRLKCYSDRDQSEDLPYTSKQLRECYARGAEAFGWTRRDPTPRSMRDGKDLIGWGMATGVWEALQMPVAARIVLTANGHAEVSCAASDIGTGTYTIVAQVAADALGLPIENISVRLADSTLPQAPVEGGSWMAASSAHAVLGAAEDIRGELARLAKAMPGSPLAGLDAADVALADGMVASRAEKGAAVSIADVMRHSKIERIEKEKLNEFADDKSHARNTHSAVFAEVKVDEELGVIRVTRIVSAIAAGRILNTKTGRSQIMGGVVWGIGMALHEETVMDHRFGRIMNANIAEYHIPVNADIHDIDVIFVDEPDERINRLGIKGIGEIGIVGVPAAIANAVYHATGKRIRRFPITLDKLLE
- a CDS encoding FAD binding domain-containing protein gives rise to the protein MNNFDYSRASDLADAIRLLTADPGAKLIAGGTNLIDLMKENVERPSRLIDISHLPLRDIDETTGGGLRIGALVPNSDLAYHPLIEQRYPLLASAILAGASAQLRNMASVGGNLMQRTRCSYFYDTTTPCNKRSPGTGCSAIDGLNRNHAILGTSKSCIATNPSDMSVALAALGALVLIAGPSGQRTIALADFHRLPDDKPHLDTNLGSGEIITAIELPPQGFARNFSYLKIRDRLSYAFALVSVAAALELEGNAISAARLALGGVAHKPWRSLEAEAALQGKAATPDHFGHAADLLLQGATAQSHNGFKIELARRAIVRTLMQAASATPQSQAHKKIA
- a CDS encoding (2Fe-2S)-binding protein → MADTTIPERIPINLVVNGERRALEVVPWTTLLDMLRDRLELTGTKKGCDHGQCGACTVLVDGRRVNSCLTLAVMKDGAEITTIEGLAKDGTLHPLQQAFIDHDAFQCGYCTPGQICSAAGLLAEGRARDADEIRELMSGNLCRCGAYPNIVAAIEQAMSRP
- a CDS encoding Lrp/AsnC family transcriptional regulator, with amino-acid sequence MALDRKDLAILAELTTNARASHTELATKVGLSSTALARRQKALEDDGYIQAYQAALDLSQFGLTTTVLVRIALESQSDDALKAFEAEVVKCPSVVRCFLMSGTDDYILIVLARDIQDFERIHRTELSRLPRVARVQSSFALREIVNRAVPTVVFGQAKL
- the ald gene encoding alanine dehydrogenase, giving the protein MRVGVPKEIKVQEYRVGLTPGAVREYVAAGHDVTVETGAGGGIGASDEVYERAGATIAGSARDIFARSDMIVKVKEPQKSEWAQLREGQILFTYLHLAPDPEQARGLLASGCTAIAYETVTDASGQLPLLAPMSEVAGRLAIEAAGAALRRSAGGRGLLLGGVPGVQPARVVVLGGGVVGTQAARMAAGLGAEISVIDRSIPRLRELDDLFAGRVRTRFSTIESVEDEVFAADVVIGAVLVPGASAPKLVTRAMLKSMRPGAVLVDVAIDQGGCFETSHATTHTEPTYEVDGVVHYCVANMPGAVPVTSSQALNNATLPFGLMLASKGFAAVLENPHLRNGLNVHRGRITNKAVAESLGLEFAPVGNGLAA